A genomic region of Arachis hypogaea cultivar Tifrunner chromosome 5, arahy.Tifrunner.gnm2.J5K5, whole genome shotgun sequence contains the following coding sequences:
- the LOC112800804 gene encoding potassium channel AKT1, which yields MNQLPVRLQDQMLAHLCLKFRTDSKGLQQQETLDSLPKAIRSSISHYLFYSLVDQVYLSRGVSNDLLFQLVLEMKAKNFPPQEDVILQNEAPTDFYILVTGAVDLTEEELGISCSCRDQRI from the exons ATGAATCAATTACCTGTTCGTTTGCAAGACCAAATGCTTGCTCATTTGTGTTTGAAGTTTAGAACAGACTCCAAAGGGTTACAACAACAAGAGACACTTGATTCTCTTCCTAAAGCCATCAGATCAAGCATTTCACATTATCTCTTCTATTCTCTGGTGGATCAAGTCTATTTATCTCGAGGCGTTTCAAATGATTTACTCTTTCAATTG GTTTTAGAGATGAAAGCAAAGAATTTTCCTCCTCAAGAAGATGTAATCTTACAGAATGAAGCTCCAACTGATTTCTACATACTAGTCACTGGTGCTGTG GATCTTACAGAGGAAGAGCTAGGAATTTCATGTTCGTGCAGAGATCAAAGAATTTGA